GTTCGGGGTTACGGGCATATTCGGAAATAAATCCAACTACCACTAAACGTCCCCGCACTGCCAAGTTGTCAATACAGGTATCGAATACTGCTTTACCTACACAATCAAACACCAGATTGACTCCCTGGGGATATTCTTGCTGGAGAACTCGATCCAGGTTTTCTTGGCGGTAGTTAATCACGCGATCGCAACCAAGCTGTTGGAGTAACTGAGCCTTCGCCTCTGAACCACAAGTGCCAATGACGTGATTGCCTGCTAGCTTCGCCAGTTGCACTGCGATATGCCCGGTTCCACCCGCCGCCGCCGTTACCAAAACAACTTCCTGGCTTTTCATTTCCCCTACCTGTTCCAGCGCCACCAGTGCTGATACTCCTGTAGGCATCAGGGTTAGTATCTCTGGTGTGGCTGCGCGGATTTTCACTGCAAGGTTGGCATCAATTGCCTGGTACTCGCGGTAACCTCCACCCCGCACCGTTGTTGCTACTGCATCCCCAACCTGGAATTGTGTAACATCACCTGCAACGACTACTACCTCGCCCACCGCCTCTACACCTAAATCGAAAGGTGGTGTGAGGTTGAGATAGGGAGTTTCCCCTCGGCAAATCAGTGTATCAAAACCCGCATTAATACCAGCAAACTTGTTACGAATGACAATTTGATTGGGAGCTGGTTCGGGAATGGGAAGTTCGACGAAGGCGATCGCTGACTTAAAATCTTGAGCAAACTGTTTTGCAACTATCTTTTTGTAGGTGGTTGAACTCATCTTTGATGCTTGGACGATTGTCTTTTCAGCCATGTTTTCCTTGCAACGATGCAAGTAGGCGAGTGGGTTTTCAGTGCAATGACTTTCTAATAGTTGAGCAATAACTATGCTGTACTAATGACTGACAAATCTTTTGACGAGCTTTACACCCGCCCCCAACTTAAGTTGAGGTCTAATAGCTCAAGTAGGTTTTAACCGACCCAAACCTCTGATAGTAGTCCGTTTTAACGGACTTTTGCTATTAGCCTTGGATTTGAATCCAAGGCGGGATGGCTTTGGGCTTTACGAGTTTTGTCAGATACCGTCTTGTTTTGGCAACCTATTTAGGGATT
This window of the Chroococcidiopsis sp. CCMEE 29 genome carries:
- a CDS encoding zinc-binding dehydrogenase, which gives rise to MSSTTYKKIVAKQFAQDFKSAIAFVELPIPEPAPNQIVIRNKFAGINAGFDTLICRGETPYLNLTPPFDLGVEAVGEVVVVAGDVTQFQVGDAVATTVRGGGYREYQAIDANLAVKIRAATPEILTLMPTGVSALVALEQVGEMKSQEVVLVTAAAGGTGHIAVQLAKLAGNHVIGTCGSEAKAQLLQQLGCDRVINYRQENLDRVLQQEYPQGVNLVFDCVGKAVFDTCIDNLAVRGRLVVVGFISEYARNPEPVTQPRIYHRLFWQAASVRGFLMPHYGEYMAEARGRLLDLFYADKIKVAVDPTEFKGIESISAAVEYLLSGHNCGKVVVRF